A window of Vigna unguiculata cultivar IT97K-499-35 chromosome 4, ASM411807v1, whole genome shotgun sequence contains these coding sequences:
- the LOC114180763 gene encoding uncharacterized protein LOC114180763 — translation MANRRRRNTAVADDIAQAIHRMVDAMQPIAVPPRAVMAPTRPVSMEDFMKHRPAKFSGKATPDEADAWMRECEKICRVLGCTDEQKLLFVIFLLVADAEYWWQGMQQLMQTHEEQVTWTIFRTRFLEKYFPDSVRHEREAEFLTLQQGTMTVQTYIERFEYLARFYTLAKTVEQLETGSSGGGKQQKTTPDVRSQKKPYSRLPTTSWRLQCYNCGGEHLRRDCTRPASSTGGGCGTGKCYVCEQTGHFARQCPNRKSAGGAPTKRPIGDQPRAPGRVFALTTTEAKQ, via the exons ATGGCtaacaggaggaggaggaacACCGCTGTGGCTGATGACATAGCTCAGGCGATCCATCGTATGGTGGACGCGATGCAGCCCATAGCAGTGCCACCCAGAGCTGTAATGGCACCTACCAGGCCAGTATCTATGGAGGATTTCATGAAACACCGACCGGCCAAGTTCTCTGGCAAGGCCACTCCTGATGAGGCAGATGCCTGGATGCGGGAGTGTGAGAAGATCTGTCGGGTGCTGGGATGCACGGATGAGCAGAAGCTGCTGTTTGTCATATTTCTCCTAGTGGCAGACGCGGAGtactggtggcaggggatgcagCAGTTGATGCAGACCCATGAGGAGCAGGTAACATGGACTATcttcaggacgaggttcctggagaagtaTTTTCCCGACAGTGTGAGGCACGAGCGGGAGGCAGAGTTCCTTACCCTCCAGCAGGGAACTATGACCGTGCAGACTTACATAGAGCGGTTTGAGTATTTGGCTCGTTTTTATACGCTT GCCAAGACTGTGGAGCAGTTGGAGACTGGGTCGAGTGGAGGAGGGAAACAGCAGAAGACTACCCCAGATGTCAGATCACAGAAGAAACCTTATAGCAGGCTGCCGACTACCTCCTGGAGGCTACAGTGTTATAACTGTGGCGGGGAGCACTTGAGGAGGGATTGTACTAGACCTGCCAGCAGTACAGGTGGAGGTTGTGGCACTGGTAAGTGCTACGTGTGTGAGCAGACAGGGCACTTTGCACGTCAGTGTCCTAACAGAAAATCAGCTGGTGGTGCGCCAACCAAGAGGCCGATAGGAGATCAACCCAGAGCACCGGGGCGTGTGTTCGCCTTGACGACCACGGAGGCAAAACAGTAA